A DNA window from Methylocystis heyeri contains the following coding sequences:
- a CDS encoding DUF2975 domain-containing protein, whose amino-acid sequence MAMRDPDILAPLQSQQVLREKIGWICQGARYAAIVYALWVIFLQARYWSDLSAINAGYGRLLQRDLSEIGAWQQAGAFGVNLVIWLFVAYACYSAWRLFSFYLEGEIFSLAATKWLRRLATFGIAAQALAIFTRPLVSVILTLHFPPGQRQRILNIFIQPDDLAILLLLLVLLTLAHIQKSAAEIADDHAQFV is encoded by the coding sequence ATGGCCATGCGTGACCCCGACATTCTCGCACCCTTGCAGAGCCAACAAGTCCTGCGGGAAAAGATCGGTTGGATCTGCCAAGGCGCCCGTTACGCCGCGATCGTCTATGCGTTGTGGGTGATCTTTCTTCAGGCGAGGTACTGGTCGGATCTTTCGGCGATCAACGCTGGTTATGGCCGGCTCTTGCAAAGGGATCTATCCGAAATCGGCGCCTGGCAGCAGGCGGGCGCCTTCGGGGTCAACCTCGTCATCTGGCTGTTCGTCGCTTACGCCTGCTACAGCGCCTGGCGTCTGTTCAGCTTCTATCTCGAGGGCGAAATCTTCTCGCTCGCGGCCACGAAATGGCTGCGGCGGCTCGCCACTTTCGGCATCGCGGCGCAGGCGCTGGCGATTTTTACGCGGCCGCTTGTTTCCGTGATCCTCACGCTGCATTTCCCGCCGGGTCAGCGGCAGCGCATATTAAATATATTCATCCAGCCCGACGATCTCGCGATTTTGTTGCTGCTGCTCGTTCTGCTGACGCTCGCGCATATACAAAAGAGCGCAGCCGAGATCGCGGACGACCACGCGCAGTTCGTCTGA
- a CDS encoding serine hydrolase domain-containing protein, protein MSLAFFSRLLGSFPRISLSFLTLSLLQACTSIPELKPAAGLGEVLKFLAEKHNICGVAVAVVRAGKVEQTETASACRGLSPIDSNSIFQAASLSKPVFAYVVLKMAQQGKIDLDAPVMRYLPQGYFSRPYPFLSNFDAKTSPVTDPRLSVTTVRMLLNHTSGLPNWSDGPLGFDFTPGSHWQYSGEGYVLLQRAVEAITRTRLDVLMDSYALRPLAMNDSSYVWRSEFEGHFQRGDNGQDNSTLTFSEPIAPATLYTSAKDYGRFIAEVVADKNLIRTTLASAVPVDESLHLSWGLGWGIEQTANDTLIFQWGNNPGYRAFAIASAKTGDGLVILTNSEDGMALAEPITKFVLPGEHPVFRFYMLQEGVAGVLCATLGVCP, encoded by the coding sequence TTGAGCCTGGCGTTTTTTTCCCGATTGCTCGGGTCCTTCCCGCGCATATCATTGTCTTTTTTGACGCTTTCCTTGCTTCAGGCCTGCACTTCAATTCCAGAATTGAAGCCTGCGGCGGGCCTTGGCGAAGTTCTGAAATTTCTTGCTGAAAAACACAATATTTGCGGCGTCGCGGTCGCAGTCGTCAGGGCGGGAAAAGTTGAGCAAACCGAGACCGCTTCAGCCTGCCGAGGCCTTTCGCCGATAGACTCGAATAGCATCTTTCAAGCCGCGTCTTTGAGCAAACCCGTATTCGCCTATGTCGTTCTCAAAATGGCGCAACAGGGAAAAATTGACCTTGACGCCCCTGTAATGCGTTACCTGCCGCAAGGATATTTTTCCCGGCCCTATCCGTTCCTGTCAAACTTTGACGCCAAAACCAGTCCGGTTACCGATCCGCGGTTGAGCGTCACAACGGTGCGAATGCTCCTAAACCACACGTCCGGCCTTCCAAATTGGAGCGACGGTCCACTGGGGTTTGACTTTACGCCTGGTAGTCATTGGCAATACTCAGGAGAGGGTTACGTGCTATTGCAACGCGCTGTCGAGGCTATCACGCGAACTCGGTTGGATGTGTTGATGGACAGCTACGCGCTCCGGCCACTCGCCATGAACGACAGCAGTTATGTTTGGCGATCAGAATTCGAGGGGCATTTTCAGCGCGGCGACAACGGCCAAGATAACTCCACCTTGACGTTCTCCGAGCCGATTGCGCCGGCGACGCTCTATACCAGCGCAAAGGATTATGGGCGTTTTATTGCCGAAGTTGTCGCCGACAAGAATCTGATCAGGACCACTTTGGCATCCGCGGTTCCGGTCGATGAGAGCCTTCACCTCAGTTGGGGCCTCGGTTGGGGGATTGAGCAGACTGCAAACGACACTCTGATTTTTCAGTGGGGCAACAATCCCGGTTACAGAGCCTTCGCCATTGCATCGGCAAAAACTGGAGACGGTCTCGTGATCCTGACCAACAGCGAAGACGGGATGGCTCTCGCCGAGCCCATCACGAAGTTTGTTTTGCCGGGCGAGCATCCAGTCTTTAGATTTTACATGTTGCAGGAAGGCGTCGCCGGCGTTCTCTGCGCGACGCTAGGTGTTTGTCCGTAG
- a CDS encoding GyrI-like domain-containing protein, with translation MGFLDEFNDFRSTLRRLAGHWRFVGALLLLLSVGAFFVQKKFFPAAPAPTTAAGPEKPEEKSAPTDKGEAESPAESVQSQMVEVPARPVLMIKGEGKWDDAAKVLSDGIGKVTEAARKAGLAASGRPLAVFTKTDDNGFQFQAMLPLAKAPDGKTKLAEGIEIGSSPDGKALKFEHRGSYDEIDATYEAITAYLDEKGLDTKNLFIEEYLTDLNPAEDANVDVDIYVFVK, from the coding sequence ATGGGCTTTCTCGACGAGTTCAACGATTTTCGGTCCACTTTGCGCCGTCTCGCGGGCCACTGGCGTTTCGTCGGCGCGCTGCTGCTTTTGCTCTCGGTCGGCGCGTTTTTCGTGCAAAAGAAATTCTTCCCCGCTGCCCCCGCCCCCACGACCGCGGCCGGCCCCGAAAAGCCGGAAGAGAAGTCGGCTCCGACCGACAAGGGCGAAGCGGAATCGCCAGCGGAAAGCGTGCAGAGCCAGATGGTCGAGGTGCCCGCGCGCCCGGTTCTCATGATCAAGGGCGAGGGCAAATGGGACGACGCCGCCAAAGTGCTCAGCGACGGCATAGGAAAAGTGACCGAAGCGGCCCGGAAGGCCGGACTGGCGGCGAGCGGCCGCCCCCTCGCGGTCTTCACCAAGACCGACGACAACGGGTTCCAGTTCCAGGCCATGCTGCCTTTGGCCAAGGCCCCGGACGGCAAGACAAAGCTCGCCGAGGGGATCGAGATCGGCTCCTCGCCCGACGGCAAGGCGCTCAAATTCGAGCACCGCGGCTCCTATGACGAGATCGACGCCACCTATGAGGCGATCACCGCCTATCTCGACGAGAAAGGCCTCGACACCAAGAATCTGTTCATCGAGGAATATCTGACTGACCTCAACCCCGCCGAAGACGCCAATGTCGACGTCGACATTTATGTCTTTGTGAAGTGA
- the mtaB gene encoding tRNA (N(6)-L-threonylcarbamoyladenosine(37)-C(2))-methylthiotransferase MtaB, with protein MKASAPAVDVVTFGCRLNIVESEELARQARAAGESDLVIVNTCAVTAESSRQARQSIRRLHRERPDAKIIVTGCAATIAPSDFAGLEGVARVIANADKSLNAGESSAWSAARAATASEGTRGFLSVQNGCDHRCTFCVIPFGRGPSRSAPPPEVLQGARGLLEAGKREIVLTGVDLTSYGADLGDGVTLGRLVRLLLKELPELERLRISSIDCIEADPDLVAAIAEEKRLMPHLHLSLQAGDDLILKRMKRRHSSSEAVRFCEELRAMRPDIVFGADFIVGFPTETEAMFRRTLDLVEECGLTHLHVFPFSSRPQTPAARMPPVRSEEIKERAARLRALGEERRKAHLSAQHGKTLRLLTERGGAARAEDFTLAHTPGLPPGQMLDLRVSGDDGKALLVV; from the coding sequence GTGAAGGCGTCCGCGCCGGCGGTCGACGTCGTCACTTTCGGCTGCCGGCTGAACATCGTCGAATCCGAGGAGCTGGCGCGCCAGGCCCGCGCCGCGGGCGAGAGCGATCTCGTGATCGTGAACACCTGCGCCGTCACCGCCGAATCCTCGCGTCAGGCGCGCCAGAGCATCCGCCGCCTGCACCGCGAGCGGCCCGACGCCAAAATTATCGTGACCGGCTGCGCCGCCACCATCGCGCCTTCGGATTTCGCCGGGCTGGAGGGGGTCGCGCGGGTCATCGCCAACGCCGACAAGAGCCTCAACGCCGGCGAGAGCAGCGCTTGGAGCGCCGCCCGCGCCGCCACCGCGAGCGAAGGCACGCGCGGTTTTCTTTCGGTCCAGAACGGCTGCGACCATCGCTGCACCTTCTGCGTCATTCCGTTCGGTCGCGGTCCTTCGCGCTCGGCGCCGCCGCCGGAGGTTCTTCAAGGCGCGCGAGGACTGCTGGAAGCGGGCAAGCGGGAGATCGTTCTGACCGGGGTAGACCTCACCTCCTATGGCGCAGACCTTGGCGACGGCGTCACGCTGGGGCGTCTGGTGCGACTGCTGCTGAAGGAATTGCCTGAACTCGAGCGTCTGCGCATTTCCTCCATCGACTGCATCGAGGCCGACCCCGATCTCGTCGCGGCCATCGCGGAGGAAAAACGGCTGATGCCTCATCTGCATCTCTCCCTGCAGGCAGGCGACGATCTGATTCTGAAGCGGATGAAGCGACGCCATTCCAGCAGCGAGGCGGTTCGCTTTTGCGAGGAACTGCGCGCGATGCGGCCCGACATCGTTTTCGGCGCCGATTTCATCGTCGGATTCCCCACCGAGACCGAAGCGATGTTCCGACGCACGCTCGACCTCGTGGAAGAGTGCGGATTGACGCATCTTCACGTCTTTCCTTTTTCATCCCGTCCGCAGACTCCGGCGGCGCGAATGCCTCCCGTGCGCAGCGAGGAGATAAAGGAGCGCGCCGCGCGGCTGCGCGCGTTGGGGGAAGAGCGGCGGAAGGCGCATCTTTCCGCTCAGCATGGCAAGACGCTGCGCCTTTTGACCGAGCGGGGCGGCGCCGCCCGCGCGGAGGATTTCACCCTCGCACACACCCCCGGCCTGCCGCCGGGCCAGATGCTGGATCTGCGCGTGAGCGGCGACGACGGCAAAGCGCTGCTGGTGGTGTAG
- a CDS encoding helix-turn-helix domain-containing protein, with protein sequence MPIIVNLDVMLAKRKMRSRDLAARIGIAEQNVSLLKSGKVKGVRFDTLEKICEVLDCQPGDILEYRSEKTTEDGQENAATPPAPPSR encoded by the coding sequence ATGCCGATAATCGTCAATCTCGATGTCATGCTGGCCAAGCGCAAGATGCGTTCGCGCGATCTCGCCGCCAGGATCGGAATCGCCGAACAGAATGTCAGCCTGCTGAAATCCGGCAAGGTGAAGGGCGTGCGCTTCGATACGCTGGAGAAGATCTGCGAAGTTCTCGACTGCCAACCAGGCGATATTCTCGAATACAGGTCCGAGAAAACGACGGAGGATGGGCAGGAGAACGCCGCAACTCCTCCGGCTCCACCAAGTCGTTGA
- the dapF gene encoding diaminopimelate epimerase: MTHKLDRRPILRMNGIGNEILVLDLRGSDIVLEPQEARAIARQPGLKFDQLMVLHDPRGEGADAAMRIYNIDGSLSAACGNGTRCVAYALARNGGPERLLLETDAGPVRSRREAETVFTIDMGRPRLAAREIPLSRDVADTTAVMVEPKVQGAPNFFCAVNMGNPHAVFFVPDAAAVDLETLGPALERHPLFPERANISFAQLLTGETILLRVWERGTGVTRACGSAACATVVAAARTGRAGRKAVVKLPGGDLAIAWGEDDHVLMTGPVEFEFETELDASMFEECAA, encoded by the coding sequence ATGACCCATAAGCTCGACCGTCGTCCGATCCTGCGCATGAACGGAATCGGAAATGAAATCCTGGTGCTGGATCTGCGCGGCTCGGACATCGTCCTGGAGCCCCAGGAGGCGCGCGCCATCGCGCGACAGCCCGGCCTGAAATTCGATCAGCTCATGGTGTTGCACGACCCTCGCGGCGAGGGCGCCGACGCGGCCATGCGAATCTACAATATCGACGGCTCGCTTTCCGCCGCATGCGGCAACGGAACCCGCTGCGTCGCCTATGCGCTCGCCCGCAACGGCGGCCCGGAGCGGCTGCTGCTCGAGACCGACGCCGGGCCGGTTCGAAGCCGGCGCGAGGCCGAGACGGTCTTCACCATAGACATGGGGCGCCCGCGACTCGCCGCGCGCGAGATTCCTCTTTCGCGCGATGTCGCCGACACCACGGCCGTAATGGTGGAGCCTAAGGTCCAGGGCGCGCCGAACTTCTTTTGCGCCGTCAACATGGGCAATCCCCATGCGGTGTTCTTCGTCCCGGACGCGGCTGCGGTGGATCTGGAAACGCTCGGTCCGGCGCTGGAGCGCCATCCGCTTTTTCCCGAACGCGCCAATATTTCCTTCGCCCAGCTTCTTACCGGCGAGACGATCCTGCTGCGGGTCTGGGAGCGCGGCACGGGCGTCACCAGGGCTTGCGGCTCCGCCGCCTGCGCCACTGTCGTCGCTGCGGCCCGCACCGGGCGGGCGGGGCGCAAGGCGGTCGTAAAGCTGCCGGGCGGCGATCTCGCCATAGCCTGGGGCGAGGACGATCACGTCCTGATGACCGGCCCCGTCGAATTCGAATTCGAGACCGAACTCGACGCCTCCATGTTCGAGGAATGCGCCGCGTGA